In a genomic window of Meriones unguiculatus strain TT.TT164.6M chromosome 8, Bangor_MerUng_6.1, whole genome shotgun sequence:
- the Ndufb9 gene encoding NADH dehydrogenase [ubiquinone] 1 beta subcomplex subunit 9 isoform X2, giving the protein MRARFEEHKNEKDMVKATKLLREAEEEFWDNQHPQPYIFPDSPGGTSYERYECYKVPEWCLDFWHPSEKAVYPDYFAKREQWKKLRMESWDREVKQLQEETPQDGIMTEALPPARKEGDLPPLWWHIVTRPRDRPV; this is encoded by the exons ATGAGGGCCCGGTTTGAAGAACATAAGAATGAGAAGGATATGGTAAAGGCGACAAAGCTGctgagggaggcagaagaagaatTCTGGGACAATCAGCATCCTCAGCCGTATATCTTCCCTGACTCTCCCGGGGGCACCTCCTATGAGAGATATGAGTGCTACAAG GTTCCAGAGTGGTGCTTAGATTTCTGGCACCCTTCTGAGAAAGCAGTGTACCCTGATTACTTTGCCAAGCGAGAGCAGTGGAAGAAACTGAGGATGGAGAGCTGGGATCGGGAG GTTAAACAGCTGCAGGAGGAAACACCACAGGATGGTATTATGACTGAAGCTTTGCCTCCTGCCAGAAAGGAAGGTGACTTGCCACCATTGTGGTGGCATATTGTGACCAGACCTCGGGATCGGCCAGTGTAG
- the Ndufb9 gene encoding NADH dehydrogenase [ubiquinone] 1 beta subcomplex subunit 9 isoform X1, producing the protein MAFCAPPAYLTHQQKVLRLYKRALRHLESWCIHRDKYRYFACLMRARFEEHKNEKDMVKATKLLREAEEEFWDNQHPQPYIFPDSPGGTSYERYECYKVPEWCLDFWHPSEKAVYPDYFAKREQWKKLRMESWDREVKQLQEETPQDGIMTEALPPARKEGDLPPLWWHIVTRPRDRPV; encoded by the exons ATGGCGTTCTGCGCTCCTCCGGCCTACCTGACCCACCAGCAGAAGGTGTTGCGGCTATATAAGCGCGCGCTGCGCCACCTCGAGTCATGGTGTATCCACAG GGACAAATACCGGTACTTTGCTTGTCTGATGAGGGCCCGGTTTGAAGAACATAAGAATGAGAAGGATATGGTAAAGGCGACAAAGCTGctgagggaggcagaagaagaatTCTGGGACAATCAGCATCCTCAGCCGTATATCTTCCCTGACTCTCCCGGGGGCACCTCCTATGAGAGATATGAGTGCTACAAG GTTCCAGAGTGGTGCTTAGATTTCTGGCACCCTTCTGAGAAAGCAGTGTACCCTGATTACTTTGCCAAGCGAGAGCAGTGGAAGAAACTGAGGATGGAGAGCTGGGATCGGGAG GTTAAACAGCTGCAGGAGGAAACACCACAGGATGGTATTATGACTGAAGCTTTGCCTCCTGCCAGAAAGGAAGGTGACTTGCCACCATTGTGGTGGCATATTGTGACCAGACCTCGGGATCGGCCAGTGTAG